Proteins from one Rosa chinensis cultivar Old Blush chromosome 7, RchiOBHm-V2, whole genome shotgun sequence genomic window:
- the LOC112178184 gene encoding uncharacterized protein LOC112178184, with amino-acid sequence MYKVRYFPDSSFWEAEHHPSPSFSWCSIFDARDVLVKRARWQVGDGTNILLSDPWVPRAAPFRLVPVHGGWNEEWRVSNLFNTEGRWNEALVYQVCHIDDIPFILSIPLSNRRVKDRWVWHFDPKGTARIFLWKVVNNCIPTIARLIEKQVPLEACSCTLCGIGDETIEHICRLSPYVKGVLNVVSGVVRVAYSFDAMQLNFTDWLVHCASNLSPKLWAPFLFSLWGIWRERNNRVWDNKSLEVNHVVVQLAVRFQEYQKYHGKGSGGGNRLVVPWQPPSAGWVKIDIDGAFHKDNSSGGIGVIIRDNMGNYLGGHYAPVTNVSSPEQVEALAGREAVSLAMQQGLSPVIFEIDSLTLFHATKLTVIPHTSFIGRVYDDITFHL; translated from the exons ATGTATAAAGTGAGGTACTTTCCAGATTCTTCTTTTTGGGAGGCGGAACACCATCCATCCCCTTCTTTCTCTTGGTGTAGTATTTTTGATGCTAGAGATGTTCTGGTCAAAAGGGCTCGTTGGCAGGTGGGAGATGGGACTAATATTTTGTTATCTGATCCATGGGTACCTAGAGCGGCGCCATTTCGTTTAGTACCGGTTCATGGGGGTTGGAATGAGGAATGGAGAGTAAGCAATTTATTTAATACTGAAGGTAGGTGGAACGAAGCATTGGTGTATCAGGTTTGCCATATTGATGATATTCCGTTTATCTTATCTATTCCCTTGAGTAACCGTAGGGTGAAAGATCGTTGGGTGTGGCATTTTGATCCCAAAG GTACGGCTAGAATCTTTCTATGGAAGGTGGTGAATAATTGCATACCAACTATAGCTAGATTGATTGAGAAACAGGTCCCTTTGGAGGCATGTTCTTGCACTCTATGTGGAATAGGGGATGAAACAATTGAACATATTTGTAGACTTTCTCCATATGTGAAGGGAGTGTTGAATGTTGTATCTGGTGTAGTACGGGTTGCTTACTCTTTTGATGCTATGCAGCTAAATTTTACCGATTGGTTAGTGCATTGTGCTTCTAATTTATCTCCTAAACTATGGGCACCTTTTTTGTTTAGTTTGTGGGGCATCTGGAGGGAGAGAAATAATAGGGTATGGGATAATAAGAGTCTGGAGGTGAATCATGTAGTGGTGCAGTTGGCGGTGCGGTTTCAGGAGTACCAGAAGTATCATGGCAAGGGCTCTGGGGGAGGCAATAGACTTGTTGTCCCTTGGCAACCTCCGAGTGCAGGTTGGGTTAAGATTGACATTGATGGTGCATTTCATAAAGATAACAGTTCAGGGGGAATTGGTGTTATTATCCGTGATAATATGGGGAACTATTTGGGTGGTCATTATGCTCCAGTTACTAATGTCTCTTCTCCGGAACAGGTTGAGGCTTTAGCTGGGAGGGAGGCTGTCTCACTTGCTATGCAGCAAGGCCTTTCTCCTGTTATTTTTGAGATAGATTCTCTTACTCTTTTTCATGCTACAAAGCTGACAGTCATTCCCCATACTTCCTTCATTGGGCGTGTGTATGATGACATTACCTTCCATCTTTAG